In Aegilops tauschii subsp. strangulata cultivar AL8/78 chromosome 3, Aet v6.0, whole genome shotgun sequence, one genomic interval encodes:
- the LOC109783955 gene encoding uncharacterized protein: protein MPPRFSKLELATYDGTVDPLNLLNQCDQFFRGQHTPASDRTWTVSYHHRGATQTWYYAIKQDEGGMPPWERFRDLCLLRFGTGMPRPGVSARQLAELFIGGLPDHIRMDVEMRGPQDL, encoded by the exons atgccgccgagatTCTCCAAGCTGGAGTTGGCGACCTACGACGGCACCGTCGACCCCCTGAACTTGCTCAACCAATGCGACCAATTTTTCAGGGGACAACACACGCCCGCGTCCGACCGCACCTGGACTGTCTCGTATCATCACCGAGGAGCCACGCAGACGTGGTACTACGCCATCAAACAGGACGAGGGCGGCATGCCACCATGGGAGCGCTTCCGTGATTTGTGCCTCTTGCGCTTCG GCACTGGCATGCCACGCCCCGGCGTTTCGGCTCGTCAGCTGGCTGAGCTCTTCATCGGCGGCCTACCGGACCACATCCGCATGGACGTGGAGATGCGCGGGCCACAGGACCTCTAG